The Niastella koreensis GR20-10 genome includes a window with the following:
- a CDS encoding right-handed parallel beta-helix repeat-containing protein produces the protein MRNILILSILVLCFSCKKESTVNSTDSNDPKGGSANAALGTVYYVDGAAGNDANNGLSLTTAWKTIQKSFNTAGAGSTVMIKGGTYYEQLTVKVSGTAGSPVTFTNYNGEQVIIDGSKNSGTTIVTITDKSNLVFSNLTVQNITKNNAIGVLVSANKTGGVSNLTFHNVAFKNIKWTSNASTTPNSNQNAQPFIAFGYGTAQANAITNLVVDSCEFTGNVTGYSESLSLDGNIDGFTITNNKVHDNSNIGIAAIGHYGTSSNSALDQSRNGLISGNTCYNNKAGYATSGGIYVDGGANIKIDRNITYQNGYGIEIGNEENGTASNITVTNNLIYLNEVSGVAIGGYDSGNSGQVTNCTIRNNSFLKNNTNNDGSGEFYVTKASNCTIGNNVFYTNSQNTLFSLENISPQTGNVIDYNDWYTQSGNASDITVNWRTTSYGSFTDYKTKSSQDAHSTFKDPLFNGIGTIPDLHVKTGSPCLRTGNAAWITDAAEKDLDGKPRVVNGTVDMGAYQQQ, from the coding sequence ATGCGTAACATTTTAATCTTATCTATCCTGGTTTTGTGTTTTTCCTGTAAAAAAGAGAGTACTGTAAATTCAACGGACTCTAACGATCCTAAAGGAGGCTCTGCCAATGCAGCACTGGGGACCGTTTATTATGTTGATGGCGCAGCGGGCAACGACGCTAATAATGGTCTTAGCCTCACCACCGCCTGGAAAACGATTCAGAAGTCCTTTAATACTGCCGGGGCGGGGAGCACGGTAATGATCAAAGGTGGAACTTACTACGAACAACTGACTGTAAAAGTTAGTGGCACTGCGGGAAGCCCTGTTACATTTACGAATTACAATGGTGAGCAGGTGATCATAGACGGGTCAAAGAATTCAGGCACTACCATTGTTACCATTACCGACAAAAGCAATCTCGTTTTCAGCAATCTTACGGTTCAGAATATTACAAAGAACAATGCCATAGGGGTGCTGGTTTCGGCAAATAAAACCGGTGGGGTAAGCAACCTGACTTTCCACAATGTGGCGTTCAAAAATATCAAATGGACCAGCAACGCGTCTACAACCCCCAATAGCAATCAAAATGCACAACCATTTATTGCATTCGGTTATGGCACAGCTCAGGCAAATGCCATTACGAACCTGGTGGTTGACAGTTGTGAATTCACCGGTAATGTTACCGGCTACAGCGAATCGTTGTCATTAGATGGCAATATCGACGGGTTCACTATTACCAACAACAAAGTACACGACAATTCGAACATTGGCATTGCAGCAATAGGACATTATGGAACAAGCTCCAATTCCGCCCTGGACCAGTCGCGTAATGGTTTGATCAGCGGAAATACCTGCTACAATAACAAGGCTGGTTATGCTACAAGCGGCGGTATTTATGTTGATGGCGGAGCAAATATTAAAATTGACCGGAATATAACCTATCAGAATGGTTATGGAATTGAAATAGGCAATGAAGAAAACGGCACGGCCAGTAACATCACGGTTACCAATAATTTAATTTACCTGAACGAGGTTTCAGGAGTAGCCATTGGCGGATATGACTCGGGTAATTCAGGGCAGGTGACGAATTGTACCATCAGGAATAACAGCTTTTTAAAAAACAATACCAACAATGATGGTTCCGGCGAATTTTATGTGACAAAGGCTTCCAACTGTACCATCGGGAATAATGTTTTTTATACTAATAGCCAGAATACCCTGTTCTCATTGGAGAATATCAGTCCGCAAACAGGAAATGTGATCGACTACAACGACTGGTATACACAATCGGGAAATGCTTCCGACATCACGGTCAACTGGCGCACTACCAGTTATGGATCATTTACTGATTATAAAACCAAATCATCGCAGGACGCACATTCTACTTTCAAGGATCCGCTTTTCAATGGGATTGGAACCATCCCCGACCTGCATGTGAAAACAGGAAGCCCCTGTTTACGTACCGGCAATGCTGCCTGGATCACAGATGCGGCAGAAAAGGACCTCGATGGCAAACCCAGGGTTGTTAATGGAACAGTTGACATGGGCGCTTATCAGCAGCAATAA
- a CDS encoding SRPBCC family protein, which yields MKLPVIATVAGLFSVPPEKVFEAFLDTKMIGRFMFGPEVREEEIISLDNEPRVGGKFSYVVRRQGKTFSHIGEYLEIERPHRLVFSWAVKEDPSNIQSRIDIEVLPVIDGCELTLKHEMPHGQEDFVEKSKIAWGKMIDKLTEILG from the coding sequence ATGAAACTGCCAGTTATTGCTACGGTTGCCGGATTATTTTCCGTACCGCCTGAAAAGGTTTTTGAAGCGTTCCTGGATACAAAAATGATTGGGCGTTTTATGTTTGGCCCGGAGGTGAGGGAAGAAGAGATTATAAGTCTTGACAACGAACCCCGGGTGGGAGGCAAATTTAGTTATGTCGTTCGCAGACAGGGAAAAACATTCAGTCATATTGGGGAATATCTCGAAATTGAACGTCCCCACCGCCTGGTATTCAGCTGGGCTGTAAAAGAAGATCCTTCAAATATTCAATCGCGCATCGATATCGAGGTCCTGCCCGTTATTGATGGCTGCGAACTTACCCTGAAGCATGAAATGCCGCATGGGCAGGAAGATTTTGTGGAAAAAAGCAAAATAGCCTGGGGCAAAATGATCGACAAGCTTACCGAAATATTGGGTTAG